From the Pangasianodon hypophthalmus isolate fPanHyp1 chromosome 17, fPanHyp1.pri, whole genome shotgun sequence genome, one window contains:
- the LOC113544715 gene encoding collagenase 3-like, with protein sequence MKTYYQLCILVAMVFVVHSVPLSTHLNDEEFAENYLKKFYNMQKENKPSLGRKVSEMSLKLSEMQQFFGLKVTGTLDAETLEMMKKPRCGVPDVAAYTDGSSSNKWSTNNLTYRIENYTPDMSVAEVDDSIEKALQVWARVTPLRFTRMYSGVADIMISFTVGDHGDGSPFDGPNGVLAHAFGPASGLGGDTHFDDDETFTFKSNGYNLFLVAAHEFGHALGLDHSRDPGALMNARYTYRDVDSFVLPRDDVGKIQALYGSNPDKPDKPEPTAPPTPNACDPNLVLDAVTTLRGEMYFFKNKFFWRRQSQIPQTEQYLIKTFWPELPDNIDAAFENPSDGLMYIFKSQEVWAFNGYDLMNHKSLSSFRLPAKVKNITAAVYDEYTGRALFFVGKSYYSYDMSTKKMDKGYPKQVEERFPGMTGKVTAAFEYSGFTYVFSGKNIFEFSESTLMRVLGNNYFLQC encoded by the exons ATGAAGACTTACTACCAGTTGTGCATCCTCGTTGCCATGGTGTTCGTGGTACACTCAGTACCACTCTCTACTCACTTGAACGATGAAGAATTTGCAGAG AATTACTTAAAGAAATTCTACAACATGCAAAAGGAGAACAAGCCATCTTTGGGGCGCAAGGTCAGTGAGATGAGCTTGAAGCTGAGTGAGATGCAGCAGTTTTTCGGGTTAAAGGTGACAGGAACTCTGGACGCTGAAACGCTGGAGATGATGAAGAAGCCTCGCTGTGGAGTTCCAGATGTGGCTGCCTACACTGATGGCTCTTCAAGTAACAAATGGTCAACCAACAATTTGACTTACAG GATTGAGAATTACACTCCCGACATGTCTGTGGCTGAAGTGGATGACTCTATTGAGAAAGCACTACAAGTCTGGGCTCGCGTCACTCCTTTGAGGTTCACCCGCATGTACAGTGGTGTAGCTGACATTATGATCTCTTTTACTGTTGGAG ATCATGGTGATGGCTCCCCGTTTGATGGACCTAATGGTGTCTTGGCTCATGCATTTGGCCCCGCTTCTGGCCTCGGCGGAGATACCCATTTTGATGACGATGAGACCTTCACTTTCAAATCTAATG GATACAACTTGTTCTTGGTGGCTGCCCATGAATTTGGACACGCCCTGGGCCTTGATCATTCCCGTGATCCCGGAGCTCTCATGAATGCAAGGTACACCTACAGAGATGTTGACAGCTTCGTTCTTCCTCGAGATGATGTCGGTAAAATTCAGGCTCTCTATG GCTCAAACCCTGACAAACCCGATAAACCCGAGCCCACAGCTCCACCCACTCCTAATGCCTGTGACCCCAATCTGGTCCTGGATGCTGTTACAACCCTGCGTGGAGAGATGTACTTCTTCAAGAATAA atttttctgGCGCCGCCAATCTCAGATCCCTCAAACTGAACAATATCTGATAAAGACCTTCTGGCCTGAGCTTCCTGATAATATCGATGCTGCCTTTGAAAATCCATCAGATGGCTTGATGTACatctttaaaa GTCAGGAGGTCTGGGCTTTCAATGGGTATGACCTCATGAATCACAAGAGTCTCAGTAGCTTCAGGTTGCCAGCTAAAGTGAAGAACATCACTGCTGCTGTTTATGATGAGTATACTGGAAGGGCATTGTTCTTTGTTGGCAAATCATACTACAG ctatGACATGAGCACCAAGAAGATGGACAAGGGTTACCCTAAACAGGTGGAAGAGAGATTCCCAGGAATGACAGGAAAGGTTACTGCAGCCTTCGAGTACAGTG GTTTCACCTACGTCTTCAGTGGAAAAAACATATTCGAGTTTAGCGAATCAACGCTGATGCGCGTGCTGGGAAACAACTACTTCTTGCAGTGCTAG